From Onychostoma macrolepis isolate SWU-2019 chromosome 19, ASM1243209v1, whole genome shotgun sequence, a single genomic window includes:
- the LOC131525291 gene encoding uncharacterized protein LOC131525291, whose amino-acid sequence MKPSRSDRGQSNSLPILKAKDVSGGQCCTPEQTSVLLLSQVYSKIICLPLGWIRTLPPADYTWVSKALFRWSPEMQPEMDYARVDRMWWYPPFPPLTLTEEPEMGCYFGHALFLWMPQKLWNVKLSCPRSDCMKEELTSAGLHQELRQVVDMEGSYFMASECLVCGKCKRKWISWSHDVVSQLDIGHRVQFSCILASQVACDMKVVHFNRQRHLRPSVSQIQKKLEEHHAEVWLQKTIQYLTDCRSFAHPAQFQDPPAMPPLPKHCWLRQVFALDVLHRMNEIKASITSQFGRVLKMGSTKKCLGNFSGTWATSVANEHGQVIMSVLTENKESGLEGMISGVINRYKEATEAPPEVLYVSEDCCGSNSLRTTFKEWKDMEVRLDISEFMRRISVSCTSESHQIYVTFMDSLGHCIFEWDEEDLKQLKEAKHNELESDIIQPSDDELMHHLSRSELALHCRRTTRDVREIEELITALIRLYDGEAGWDSSGVPLFSSKTIAEIWDSQKKHLPCIVDPLGVQLYEQTGTLVKGGHLLPAYRCFRGSTSIESFHQHLNQLIPGVPACSTFLQIEFLDGLVRWNEVTSVASEGLQTPQSCIGVLQQAVNQLGEEVLGKKIVSTISTSKYTGELIGLEYLYHQTGKAIQDSRFIIRQMETTDVQVATSEGCCKQEDIGDWTITQQHVPSLLEASPSMTSKGAQFQVEELFPPITSSPAIEMTAPEKVPFIKEEDMEYSCNDKPLISNLPPETVIENRNTTQEASTGQPAPAQAQSSLSLTLPVLFSSPSLSNQMMVVLTPAQKIDAPPTASCHSVPLPYTTQCYWKRKLVKEKDGICTRKYVRRSEAIRCRKCNKERIMSTHRQYFGNWYCEETETKPFAVWKAELIKRGYGKKKF is encoded by the exons ATGAAGCCAAGCAGATCAGATAGGGGACAAAGCAATTCTTTGCCCATCTTGAAAGCAAAGGATGTGTCTGGAGGTCAGTGTTGCACACCTGAACAAACTTCTGTGCTGCTCCTGTCACAAGTATATA GTAAAATAATTTGTCTTCCTTTGGGATGGATTCGCACTTTGCCCCCTGCCGATTATACCTGGGTGTCAAAGGCCCTGTTCAGGTGGTCTCCAGAGATGCAGCCTGAAATGGACTATGCTAGGGTGGATAGGATGTGGTGGTACCCGCCGTTCCCTCCTCTTACCTTAACTGAAGAGCCAGAGATGGGATGCTACTTTGGGCATGCATTGTTTCTCTGGATGCCACAAAAGCTGTGGAATGTGAAACTTAGCTGTCCACGTTCAGACTGCATGAAGGAAGAGCTCACGTCAGCAGGCCTGCATCAGGAGCTCAGGCAGGTAGTCGACATGGAAGGGTCATACTTCATGGCATCCGAGTGTCTGGTTTGTGGGAAATGCAAGCGAAAATGGATTAGCTGGAGTCATGATGTAGTCTCACAACTTGATATTGGTCATAGAGTCCAGTTCTCTTGCATTCTTGCATCGCAGGTGGCTTGTGACATGAAGGTTGTTCACTTTAACCGTCAGAGACATTTGAGGCCCAGCGTCAGCCAAATCCAGAAGAAACTGGAGGAACATCACGCTGAGGTTTGGCTGCAAAAGACCATTCAGTATCTAACTGATTGCAGAAGCTTTGCCCATCCTGCACAGTTTCAAGATCCACCCGCCATGCCTCCCCTTCCCAAACATTGTTGGTTGAGGCAAGTGTTCGCTCTGGACGTACTTCACCGAATGAATGAGATCAAGGCCAGCATAACCTCGCAGTTTGGTCGTGTGCTAAAGATGGGTTCCACCAAAAAGTGTCTCGGGAACTTTTCAGGAACTTGGGCGACCAGTGTTGCCAATGAACACGGGCAGGTTATCATGTCGGTGCTTACAGAAAACAAAGAGTCTGGTCTTGAGGGGATGATCTCCGGTGTCATAAATAGGTACAAGGAAGCCACAGAGGCTCCTCCTGAAGTTCTGTATGTCAGTGAAGACTGCTGTGGGTCCAACTCTCTCAGAACAACATTCAAAGAGTGGAAGGACATGGAGGTCAGATTGGACATCTCTGAGTTCATGCGAAGAATTTCTGTGAGCTGCACCTCAGAGTCCCATCAGATATACGTGACATTCATGGACAGCCTCGGCCACTGTATTTTCGAATGGGATGAGGAGGACCTGAAGCAGCTGAAGGAGGCAAAGCATAACGAGCTCGAATCCGATATCATCCAGCCTTCTGATGACGAACTAATGCATCACCTCAGCAGAAGCGAGTTGGCCCTTCACTGTAGACGAACCACACGTGATGTAAGGGAGATCGAAGAACTCATCACAGCACTCATTCGGCTCTATGATGGGGAGGCGGGATGGGACTCATCAGGAGTGCCGCTCTTCAGTTCCAAAACAATAGCTGAGATATGGGATTCCCAGAAGAAACATTTGCCGTGTATAGTGGATCCTCTTGGTGTACAACTCTACGAGCAGACTGGGACACTGGTGAAGGGAGGCCACCTTCTGCCAGCTTACAGATGTTTCAGAGGTTCCACCTCCATCGAATCCTTCCATCAGCATCTGAACCAGCTCATTCCAG GGGTGCCAGCTTGttctacatttctccaaattgAGTTTTTGGATGGATTGGTCAGGTGGAATGAAGTGACTTCTGTGGCCTCAGAGGGCCTGCAGACACCTCAGTCTTGTATTGGGGTTCTTCAACAAGCTGTCAACCAGCTCGGAGAGGAAGTGCTTGGAAAGAAGATTGTGTCTACTATCAGTACAAGTAAATACACTG GTGAACTGATTGGGTTAGAGTACCTGTACCATCAGACTGGCAAAGCAATCCAAGACAGTAGATTTATCATTAGACAGATGGAAACCACTGACGTACAAGTGGCTACAAGTGAGGGCTGCTGCAAACAAGAGGACATTGGGGATTGGACAATCACACAGCAACACGTCCCATCTCTGTTAGAAGCTTCTCCATCGAT GACAAGCAAAGGTGCTCAGTTTCAGGTGGAAGAACTCTTTCCTCCAATCACATCCTCACCGGCGATAGAAATGACAGCTCCAGAGAAGGTTCCTTTCATAAAAGAAGAGGATATGGAGTACAGCTGCAATGACAAGCCTCTCATTTCAAACTTGCCTCCAGAGACTGTGATAGAAAACCGTAACACAACACAAGAAGCCTCAACAGGACAACCTGCTCCAGCTCAAGCCCAGTCAAGTTTATCGTTGACTTTGCCCGTTTTGTTTTCCAGCCCTTCTCTGTCAAATCAAATGATGGTGGTTTTAACACCTGCACAAAAGATCGATGCACCACCAACAGCGAGCTGCCATTCGGTTCCTCTTCCTTACACCACGCAGTGCTACTGGAAGAGAAAACTGGTCAAGGAAAAAGATGGCATTTGTACCAGGAAGTATGTGCGAAGATCAGAGGCTATCCGGTGCAGAAAGTGCAATAAAGAGAGAATAATGTCAACTCATCGGCAGTATTTCGGCAACTGGTATTGTGAGGAGACTGAAACAAAACCCTTTGCTGTGTGGAAGGCTGAACTGATAAAGCGGGGTTATGGAAAGAAGAAGTTCTGA